taatttaactgtggctgCACTGTTAATGTTTGTGGTAAGTGAATtagaaataccatttttttttttaatttgataaattatacaaaaaatcataaattatttactttgtagcattcatttattgttttttattacgcCAAGTAGATTTACTACAACTGGGATTGATGAAACAATTTGTAAAGGTTCTCTTTAAAGAAGGAGAGTGTTTTAAATGTATATGCCATACGTTTCCACAACTGTCAGAACTGAAAGTGAAAGGTGTTTTCAATGGTCCAGATGTTTGTAAACTTTTTGAAGACTGagtctttcaaaaaaatatagagGACATTGAAAAAGAAGCTTGGAAAGCATTTAAATAAGTGATAAAGAAgtttttggggaatttttttttgtcttcagtcatttgactggtttgatgcagctctccaagattccctatctagtgctagtcgtttcatttcagtataccctctacatcctacatccctaacaatttgttttacatattccaaacgtggcctgcctacataattttttccttctacctgtccttccaatattaaagcgactattccaggatgccttaatatgtggcctataagtctgtctcttcttttaactatatttttccaaatgcttctttcttcatctatttgccgcaatacctcttcatttgtcactttatccacccatctgatttttaacattctcctatagcaccgcatttcaaaggcttctaatcttttcttctcagatactccgatcgtccaagtttcacttccatataaagcgacactccaaacatatactttcaaaaatcttttcctgacatttaaattaatttttgatgtaaacaaattatattgcttactgaaggctcgttttgcttgtgctattcggcattttatatcgctcctgcttcgtccatctttagtaattctacttctcaaataacaaaattcttctacctccataatcttttctcctcctattttcacattcagtggtccatctttgttatttctactacatttcattacttttgttttcttcttgtttattttcacgcgatagttcttgcgtaagacttgctgttcattgtttcttctaaatcctttttattctcggctagaattactatatcatcagcaaatcgtagcatctttatcttttcaccttgtactgttactccaaatctaaattcttctttatcattattaactgctagatccatgtaaagattaatgtTGGGAACAATAAGAAcccaaattttaagtttatagtgGAAGTCATGCTAATGAAATTCCAAGAGGTCCATTTTCTGCAttcttatattaattacttactcGATAATCTTGGTGCTGTAAGTGAAGAACAGGTTGAAAGATTTCATTTAGATATAAACAAACTGGAACACACTAATGAAATGGAAGGCAGAAGAATGCAAACCTGATTGCAGGGTACTGTTAGTGCTTCCATATAGATGATCCGCAAGCTGACTAGAATAGAAAATATGACCTGAGAAGCGTTGAAAGGAAGAAAAAAGGCAGTAGAAGTCTgtagaggtaaaaaaaaactgcgtaggggtaagaaaaatattgttacttgacagaaaaaaaaattgtggccatatttgaaaacagtgtacaaaataacataaaaatcagtttatcagATAACAAAAACATTCAAATCCCTTAATTTAGTTGACCtcctttatacaaaaaattataaaatatttactttgtgtcattcattttttgttttttattacagcaagtaaatttattacaactgaaagaggaaccgctTGATGTACAACTGAAAAAGGAACCGCTtgatattattgatgatgatattgaaaaagatcctttagcaattgaagagaccaacttagttaaatcagaaaattttaaagttgaaaatgaagaggtaagggtgttagattttgcatacattggaacaccaattatccagattgACTTTTGCAATGCCAAATCTGGATAATGTAAAAACGTTTATCATATATAGTGCAgatatcattctaatgtttaatgaGTAACACACTAAGTAATCTTAGTGTGTtactcatatataaataaaaataaatttattttagtaaaattaaaaagaaatttggaacatTTGTATAGTGTAAGGAAAAAGAGGTACAATCatatggttaaaaaaatacagtgtGTAGGAATTtgctttataattagttttacaaaagccaaaatatatatatatatatgtttttgctaaatgaattacaaataagtCAATTAAAAACCCCagtaaaaaaagatgataaaaaaaattttcagatagcATATATACAGCTAGAAACAAAACCATCTCATCATTATCTACCTGCTTCCACAGGTGAAACCTCAAACtggtttactaatttttttttttaagaaactgcataaagattagtctgctttataagaatataaaactaattcagtaaaaaataacctGAATAAAGAATGTACACTAGGTGTAATCAGTTAGATAAGTTTATTCCTGGAGTAGGGAAACAACGTTCTGCACTGATGTACGAATAGTTTACGACTGACAGCAGTAGATGAGATTAGTAACACATAACCAATAACGATGCTAACAGAAGCATTGTTAAAGGTGacactcaaataactgcagttccaGCATTCTCAGTTTGGTTTTGACATTGCTCACCTATGTatgtgaatatatacatatacgaggtgcgacaataaagtaatgtgaCAAAAAaggttgcttaccgttttagtcatgcttagtgttgtctccttcaaagtagttcccctctgattgcacacacttattccagcgttTCTGCCAtcgatggtaacatttctggaactcatcttctgtaatatcctcctgtgaccctcgtcacagctttttagacatcttgtgttgtttgaaaatggtgtcccttgaccgccattttgactcttggaaatagaaaaaagtcccacggagcgatatctggcgaataaggtggctgtggtagtactgaaatttgttttgaggttaaaaattgctgtactgacagagcagtatgggatggcgcattatcgtgatgcataatccaattatcagcaatgttgacaatgacacgaagaactcgtttacgaagtctttctaaaatttatttgtagaaatattggttaactgtttgtccaggaggcacccgctctttatgaataattcccttggaatcgaagaaacacagaagcatgcatttcacttttgactttgacacgtgaactttttttgttctgggtgatccctttgagcaccattgcaaaCTTTAGTGTTtcgtctctggatcgtattgcaaaaaccaaccttcatcaccggtgataacacggcccaacaaatctggattgattttcgtttgctctaacagatcggctgccacattattccgtgtttctcgctgttgttgtgtgagatttttggggaccatttttgcacaaatctttctcataccaagatcttcagttaatattaccgtttctcgatcgatgttgagttcttctgtgatcattttcacggataatcttcgatcagattgtACGATTTCATATACCCTGGtgaagttgacatctgtccgtgaggttgatggtcgtccactgcggtcgtcatcttcaacattcgttctgccttcactaaaaattgtaTGCCACCGAataacttgagctcttgacataatctTCTCTCCAAaaaccttctgaagcttaccgtaagctgtcgtcgtgttttcacccaatttaacgcaaaaagaaatggcataccgttgcgcaatattttgcggtttcatttctgtgacgagagacacaaaaaaacatgtgttcacttattacagcacaactcacgactgagcagttgcatcaatgtgccgcttggactagaagtagcttatagaccaaggttaaagatggtgtgcctacgcaagctgcagggttgccacatcttgcaaagaaaaatcagtctcattactttattgttgcaagtcgtatatatatatttaaatattgttggaTATTTCTCCTTGTCTGATACAACATCCAGAGAAGCTTTGTTCAGGAACATGGTAAATCTCCATAAAGTTtggtggagcaccatcttgttgcatACTGAATCCTGAATTAATCTGGGGAACAGTGAAGTCCTCAAGCATTTCGGGTAACAGAATTTCATTCCATCATAATCTGACATTGACTTTTAATGTGTCCCTTTGattttcaattgtaattatttgtttttttttaattttacaggttactatTGATAATGGAACTAGAAGATCTAcgttaaaatcacatttaaatattcatacaaaagagaaaggttatgtttgtaacttctgccaaaaggtttttagAATTGTTCTTCTAATTAGAACAGATTTCTTAATATTCGTACaagagagaaaaattatgtatgtaaattctgccaaaaggttttttataatccttctaatttaaagaaacatcttaatattcatactaaagagaaaaattatgtatgtaagcATCTACACATAAAGTAGACTAGAATgagatttaaactatttaaattttggcATAGTTATGCCTACaaagcacttttttcttttttttttttaacatgttgtaccaccgttagatattgtgTCAGACATGAGATGGTAatttgtagaatatgaaaaatgtaaatacctttgtagaatgtgaaaaatgccatacctgaccaggattcaaacccagaacatGTAGATGAAAGGCTACAACACTACAATTTTTACCACATAGGCCAGCCAAGGCTACAAAATgcttaaagacaaaaaaaaattagatttttatattaccttTGTTTATAACGTGCGGATaatgtttatgaacattttaagtcCAGAATTATACCGATCGGGTAATTTGGTAGGTGTTGATGGATTCCACCAGTTCAGAAAATGAGGTGTAGAGACAATGTGTGTAAAGTTCAcaagtgaaagttgtttttgacATTGTTTTTCTCAAATGCATTTCCACAAGTAACACTGATCTTGAATGACTGTAAAGCCTcgttctgattttgtattaaatttatttacttcatatcaCATGTCttacattttagtaatattttcagatattaaaaccAACAAAAAGTGTATAATCTGATATCTTTGTCTGTTATCAATATTGATCTCAAAATCTTTATTGTTCTTCTCTATTCTTTTATCCTCTACCCAGAATAGAATAAAAAGTGATCGGACTCAACAGATCATTACCTTATCCCTTTTTTGACTTTAATCATTCCTGCAATTCCAAATAAGTTTAACTTTAGAGAAGACAATGGAAATTTTTGTTCAGTTAAAAGTTTATCATTCATTCCCATTTCTATCAACAGAATCatatacctttttaaaatgtgaaatgtaATACATAACTCTTGTATTTC
This DNA window, taken from Lycorma delicatula isolate Av1 chromosome 7, ASM4794821v1, whole genome shotgun sequence, encodes the following:
- the LOC142327533 gene encoding uncharacterized protein LOC142327533, whose product is MSVDEITKDIGDDLHTESLLLRAKQLARLECDKLAVKIMDGPISNTFINEVLSVNKDIKLETEQDDVAEITFLFVPHHMTKTDTSFEHQVNLLQLKEEPLDVQLKKEPLDIIDDDIEKDPLAIEETNLVKSENFKVENEEVTIDNGTRRSTLKSHLNIHTKEKGYVCNFCQKVFRIVLLIRTDFLIFVQERKIMYVNSAKRFFIILLI